A stretch of the Saccharolobus caldissimus genome encodes the following:
- a CDS encoding TldD/PmbA family protein, protein MNDEMVKYVEQLKGEETGLLRYKIRRIIIKIVDSKIATIQRLNNEYYFLTIKKDNLGFMGRLFNLEDKPQFVPVDYYPIMSQNEREYKLIRRGNISNLFEDLSPLLNLIESEYPLHGVISIDDVERALVTSKGFNGLENNQSISGYFRAKNKEYSGQWAFSSTQFSTSLIKDAIKKANELASITGSYEISEGKYDVVLSPLVMGNLMESLARMASGFSIISGMSMLKPGEKVGSDKFTLLDTPREDRPNSWGFDDEGTFTYNKAIIEEGVFTTPLLNNELSPIFKSKTTANAGWIYPTAWNLEVKEGDISYESLLSGNVIFINNVWYTRFQNYAEGDFSTVARDATVVYKDGKPVGIAGRVRIADNLKRILMNIVEISKERYSVRWWDAPMQGVYPYVLVKDVKLTIA, encoded by the coding sequence AGGGAGAAGAGACTGGCCTTCTTAGATATAAAATAAGAAGAATTATCATAAAGATAGTAGATTCTAAAATAGCAACGATACAAAGACTAAATAATGAATATTACTTCTTAACTATTAAAAAGGATAATTTAGGATTTATGGGAAGATTATTTAATCTAGAGGATAAACCTCAGTTTGTCCCAGTCGACTACTATCCAATAATGTCTCAAAATGAGAGGGAATACAAATTAATTAGACGAGGGAATATTTCCAATTTATTTGAGGATTTATCTCCTCTTCTCAATTTAATAGAATCAGAATACCCCTTACACGGTGTAATATCAATAGATGATGTAGAGAGGGCACTGGTGACATCTAAAGGCTTTAACGGTTTAGAGAATAATCAAAGTATTAGTGGATACTTTAGAGCTAAAAATAAAGAGTATAGTGGCCAGTGGGCTTTCTCGTCAACTCAATTCTCAACTTCTTTAATTAAAGATGCAATAAAGAAGGCAAATGAATTAGCATCAATTACTGGAAGCTACGAGATTTCTGAGGGTAAATATGATGTAGTGCTATCTCCATTAGTTATGGGTAATTTAATGGAAAGTTTAGCACGTATGGCTTCTGGATTTTCAATAATTTCTGGGATGTCAATGTTAAAACCTGGTGAAAAAGTTGGCTCAGATAAATTTACATTATTAGATACTCCTAGGGAGGACAGGCCTAACTCATGGGGATTTGATGATGAAGGTACTTTCACGTATAATAAGGCTATAATAGAAGAAGGAGTATTCACAACACCGTTGTTAAATAATGAATTGTCACCTATATTTAAGAGTAAGACCACAGCTAATGCTGGTTGGATTTATCCTACTGCGTGGAATTTAGAAGTTAAGGAAGGAGATATTAGTTATGAGTCTTTGCTTTCAGGTAACGTAATCTTTATCAATAACGTTTGGTATACTAGGTTCCAAAACTATGCCGAGGGAGATTTCTCAACTGTTGCCAGAGATGCAACCGTAGTTTATAAAGACGGAAAGCCTGTGGGAATTGCTGGGAGGGTGAGAATAGCTGATAATTTAAAAAGAATATTAATGAATATAGTAGAGATATCAAAAGAGAGGTATTCAGTAAGATGGTGGGACGCGCCAATGCAGGGTGTATATCCCTATGTGTTAGTTAAGGATGTGAAGTTAACTATAGCGTGA
- a CDS encoding NCS1 family nucleobase:cation symporter-1 produces MESNRLKVKYYPDRGQFELLETFPQESMLWNSDIHPIPVKNRNWGALTYFLIWVSMVFIIPSWTLASVGLVFGLNILQSIIIVFLGNLIVLIPMLIQSHGGARYGLAEPQLTRSRWGIYGALFPSWIRAVIGAGWWGIESYIITEAITAMYTIFTGKIDIISYAVTHFTDYPFILSRTFPQIFWGTFVSIIILQIIIFYFSPIKKSQPLLKWLARIGGPIILLGYLTTWIYFMTEVGWNVNIFTISANSSASLLSILGFLNANIAFWATMALSMPDYTRFAKSQFSQAVGQIPMPLLMLFVAIMATMTTAASYKLYGIALWDPIVLVTLHMAVPLNVFVLFTFVLATFLVNVFANAVGPAYDFSNTLPRYLTWFKGSLILVVIGVALGAWSYYSNAYSYIQNWLLTYGGLLGSVEGIIIFDYAVIRRFKIDLADIFISNGKFRYWHGINPAAIITFIIVTAIIYLPYPGESVILDNAWVISFILSGLIYLPLMVFWVIPKYQKELKGSLRKGYYSQDMEQFFNK; encoded by the coding sequence ATGGAAAGCAATAGGTTAAAGGTTAAATATTACCCAGATAGAGGACAGTTCGAATTACTTGAAACATTTCCACAAGAGAGTATGCTATGGAATTCAGATATTCACCCAATACCCGTTAAGAATAGAAACTGGGGAGCATTAACGTATTTTCTAATTTGGGTTTCAATGGTATTTATAATACCAAGTTGGACTTTAGCCAGTGTGGGATTAGTATTCGGACTTAATATCTTACAGTCAATTATTATCGTATTTCTGGGAAATTTGATAGTTCTCATCCCAATGTTAATACAATCCCATGGCGGAGCTAGATATGGATTAGCAGAACCACAATTAACTAGGTCAAGATGGGGAATATATGGGGCTTTATTTCCGAGTTGGATAAGGGCAGTAATAGGAGCTGGGTGGTGGGGAATAGAGAGTTATATAATAACTGAAGCTATAACTGCTATGTATACTATTTTTACTGGAAAAATAGATATAATAAGTTACGCAGTAACTCATTTCACTGACTATCCATTTATACTTAGTCGTACTTTTCCGCAAATTTTTTGGGGAACTTTTGTCTCTATTATAATTCTACAGATTATAATCTTCTATTTCTCTCCTATAAAAAAGTCACAGCCTCTATTGAAATGGCTAGCTAGAATAGGAGGGCCAATAATACTATTAGGATATCTCACTACATGGATATATTTTATGACTGAAGTAGGCTGGAACGTTAATATTTTCACAATATCTGCTAATTCCTCTGCATCTTTACTTTCCATTTTAGGATTTCTGAACGCAAATATAGCTTTTTGGGCTACCATGGCTTTATCGATGCCTGATTATACGAGGTTTGCTAAATCACAGTTTTCTCAGGCTGTGGGACAAATACCTATGCCCTTGCTAATGCTGTTCGTGGCAATAATGGCTACCATGACTACTGCTGCTTCCTATAAACTTTACGGAATTGCATTGTGGGACCCTATAGTTTTGGTTACATTACATATGGCTGTACCTCTGAACGTTTTCGTACTTTTTACTTTCGTACTAGCAACGTTTCTCGTAAATGTATTCGCTAATGCAGTGGGTCCTGCATATGATTTTTCTAATACTTTACCTAGATATCTAACATGGTTTAAAGGATCTTTAATATTAGTAGTTATTGGAGTAGCTTTAGGTGCGTGGAGTTATTACAGTAACGCTTATTCTTATATACAGAATTGGCTCTTAACTTACGGTGGTCTTCTCGGAAGCGTTGAGGGGATAATTATATTTGATTACGCTGTAATTAGGAGATTTAAAATAGATCTAGCTGATATATTTATAAGTAATGGAAAGTTTAGATATTGGCACGGAATAAATCCAGCTGCTATCATAACATTTATAATAGTTACTGCGATAATTTACCTGCCTTATCCTGGAGAAAGTGTAATATTAGATAATGCTTGGGTCATATCATTCATACTATCTGGGTTAATTTACTTACCATTAATGGTATTTTGGGTTATTCCAAAATATCAGAAAGAATTGAAAGGATCTTTACGAAAGGGATATTATTCTCAAGATATGGAACAGTTTTTTAACAAATAG
- a CDS encoding acyl-CoA dehydrogenase family protein, protein MLLDVESNEDLELIKNSLNELLIREWSSFGAKKHEVSREKILDLFNKFKELGVFQFIRETSLTNALIINELLGENLLPGIIATTAMLGVESPATLGFNYVPEADKAEIILSPKGIAYKDEVELIEVNSPDPSIKMFKIINGNWKASDLDFNKAMLMASAQIIGHGIACMKEAIEYAKTRTTFGKPIGSYQAIKHRIVDDVISLELVRSRYLSNPKDVQSIFKHAYRKALKSILDSIQIHGGIGFTADLDLHLHLKRVIALEKIFH, encoded by the coding sequence TTGCTTTTAGACGTAGAATCTAACGAAGATCTTGAACTAATAAAGAATTCATTAAATGAACTATTAATCAGAGAGTGGTCGTCATTTGGTGCTAAAAAGCATGAAGTAAGTAGGGAAAAAATATTAGATCTTTTTAATAAATTTAAAGAATTAGGAGTGTTTCAGTTTATTAGGGAGACCAGCTTAACTAACGCTCTAATAATAAATGAGCTATTGGGGGAAAATCTCCTCCCTGGAATAATAGCTACAACTGCCATGTTAGGTGTTGAATCGCCCGCTACCCTAGGGTTTAACTATGTCCCAGAGGCTGATAAGGCTGAAATAATACTCAGTCCTAAGGGAATTGCATATAAGGATGAAGTGGAATTAATAGAAGTCAACTCACCAGATCCATCAATTAAAATGTTTAAAATAATAAATGGGAATTGGAAAGCATCTGACTTAGATTTTAATAAAGCCATGCTCATGGCTTCAGCACAAATAATAGGCCACGGGATCGCTTGCATGAAGGAGGCAATAGAATATGCTAAGACTAGAACGACATTCGGCAAGCCTATAGGTTCTTATCAAGCTATAAAACACAGAATAGTAGATGATGTAATAAGCTTAGAGTTAGTTAGATCAAGATATTTAAGCAATCCTAAAGATGTGCAAAGTATCTTTAAACACGCTTATAGAAAGGCGCTAAAGTCCATTTTAGATTCCATACAGATTCATGGAGGGATAGGATTTACAGCAGATTTAGATCTTCATTTACATTTAAAAAGAGTTATAGCTTTGGAGAAGATTTTTCATTAA
- a CDS encoding MaoC family dehydratase — protein MYFEDFQIGQKWESKGRTVTEADVVIFTGITGALNPLFLDEEYGKKTRFKSRIVPGLLTASIAVGLTYQLPVDPFGEGFVALTKLEMEAKRPVKIGDTIKAIVEVTDKKEREKDGRVYLSIRTVNQLGEEVMSIKMEIVCSKKV, from the coding sequence ATGTATTTCGAAGACTTTCAAATAGGCCAAAAGTGGGAGAGTAAAGGTAGAACTGTAACTGAAGCAGATGTAGTAATTTTCACTGGAATAACAGGGGCTTTAAACCCGCTATTTCTAGATGAGGAATATGGAAAAAAGACTAGATTTAAAAGTAGGATAGTACCTGGGCTGCTGACTGCCTCGATCGCAGTAGGTTTAACTTATCAATTGCCAGTAGATCCTTTTGGTGAGGGTTTCGTTGCATTAACTAAATTAGAAATGGAGGCAAAGAGACCCGTTAAAATAGGCGATACCATTAAGGCAATAGTAGAGGTTACGGATAAAAAGGAGAGGGAAAAGGATGGTAGAGTTTATTTAAGTATAAGAACTGTAAACCAATTAGGAGAAGAGGTAATGAGTATAAAAATGGAGATAGTTTGTAGTAAAAAAGTATGA